In the genome of Pseudanabaena mucicola str. Chao 1806, the window TAAGTAACTTTTTAGAATGTCTCTAAACCAGCCCAATTTTGCAACCCTATTAGAACGCGGTGTTGTTGAAATATTTCCCAATAATGAATCCGAAAACTTGCGCGATCGCCTTCAAAAGAGAGATCGCCCTCTCCGCATTAAATTAGGTATCGATCCCACCCGTCCCGACTTGCACCTCGGACATACCGTTGCCCTGCGGAAACTGCGCCAATTTCAAGATGCAGGACATAAGGCAGTATTAATTATTGGTGACTTCACGGCTCAAATCGGCGATCCCACAGGACGCTCCGAAGCAAGACCTCGCCTCACCCCTGAAGAAGTTGCCTATAATGCCGAAACCTATTTAGATCAAGCCAAGAAAATTCTCGACTTTTCCAGCGATCGCTTTGAGTTACGCCGCAATGGTGAATGGCTAAATAAACTCGATTTGCAGCAAATTATTACTTTGCAAGCGAGTATGACCGTCGGTCAGATGCTTGCCAAAGAAGGATTTAGCGATCGCTACGAAAAGGGCAATCCAATTTACCTGCATGAATTTCTGTACCCACTTTTGCAAGGCTATGACTCCGTAGCGATCGATGCCGATGTGGAGTTAGGTGGCACTGATCAAAAGTTTAATATTCTCGTCGGGCGTGATCTTCAATTAAATGACCCTCATCGCCAAGGTAAACCTGCCCAATTTGGACTATTACTACCCTTGCTGGTTGGCTTAGATGGTGTTCAAAAAATGTCTAAATCCCTTGGTAATTATGTTGGACTCACCGATGAGCCGTTGAATATGTACTCCAAACTCGAAAAAGTCCCCGATCCCCTAGTTGATAAATATTTCGAGCTACTCACCGATATCGATCTCGCTACGCTGCCCGAAAATCCTCGTGAAAAGCAAAAACAACTGGCCCTTACCATTACTAGCCAGTACCATAGCCCTGAAGCAGCCCTCCAAGCCCAACAGGATGCCGAAAAAATTGTCCTTGCGGGTAATACGACCGATCTCGGTGATATTCCTGAGTTTGATCTAGCGCAAATTAATTTTCCTGCTCCCTTGCATTACTTAGTTAAAGCATCAGGACTCTGTAAAAGTAATAGTGAAGCCCAAAGCCAAATCAAAAATGGGGCAGTCAAACTCGATGGCGAAAAATTAGGCGATCGCACCTTTGCAAATGTTGAAGAATTATCAGGCAAGGTATTGCAAGTCGGTAAGAAAAAATTTTTCCGATTAATCTAATCAACGCCAGTTCGGTTTAAGCAGGCAGATTTTTCAAAGCCCCAAAGTAAAAGCCTTGATTAGCAAGGCTTTTACTTTGGGGCTTTGATAGAGGGTTTGCTACGCAAACCCTCTATCAAAGCCAGTTTCAAATTATCTCGAACTCGCGTTTTTGCTTTACTTGTCCTTTAACTGTTCTCTTAAGGCACGTAGCGCGGAAGAAATGGAGTTAAATGTCTCATCTTTCAATAGAGTATTGAGGGTAGCTTGAGCCTGAGCGGCTTCAGGACCTGTCCCATTGGCGGTATTAACCAGTTCATTAACTAATGCATTAAAAGCTGTAATCGCCTGATAAAACTTAGTTCCATCTACCGCAGCAACTCCAATAGTCTCCGAAGGTGTTGCTTCATTGCCAAAAGGAATCAACAAGGTTAGTGCTGCAACCAATTGTCTTGCAGGTCTGCCATCACTCAAATCTAGTCCTAGGCTCGTTAACTTATTCACTAAGTTGACTTGAGACTTTTCAATTTCAGGACTGTTAAAGTTGACTTTGCCCTTGTCGCCTGTGAGCAAAAATACAAAGTCTTTAATGGTTGGGTTGCCTTGAGCTAAGGGATTTAAGACTGGCAAACTATTGGCGTTCAGTTCACCGAGAATAAACCTCTGCCCTTCAAGGGTGATAAATACCTTAGTTCTGGACATATTGTCAAACAAACCACCGTCGGGAGCGCCCGAACCAAAGTTACTGTACAAAATAGAATTTCCAGGAGCAATAGGTGTGGTTCCTGCAAAAACAGGCGCTATTCCTGCAAAGCAGAGCGAAGAAGCAAGCAGTGATACAAATGTTTTCTTCATATTGATTGTGGGGCTAGGTTGGATTCAGAGCGATCGCATGTCAGATGGGTGTAGCATTGCCAAGATGCATAGTGAACTTACTTACGACCAGTGTAGTTAAAGCCATAGCTAACACCTAAAATTAGCTGATTACCAGCGTCACTATTATTGGTGACATCAGAATAGGTCAGCGTAATATTCAACGGCACGGTGGGATCGGGCAAAAATCCTACGCCAAAGTTTAAGCCTTGACCAGACCATGCGGTACTAGCTCCCCATTGTGGAGCAAACTGATATCCAAGGTTAGCAAACACACCGACTCCGCCATTACTCGTAGACTTACGATAAGTACCGCCGCCAACACCCAGAGTTGCAATCAAAGGTTTAGGACTATCTAAATTTTCGGGATCGGTTAGCTGGGAAATTGTTGCTGTCCCATAAACCGAGGAAGGTGTACCACCTGCATTGGTTCCATAGTTAGCAAAGTTTGTCCAGCCTAATGCCACACCAACTTGGCGATAGAAATCTTCGTAAACTATGCGATGCACCTTTAGATCAAAGGAACCATTGGAACCAAAATTACGAATACTGTTGATATTGAATACGCCCTCAACGGCAAGATACTTGCTAGCATCGCCTAATCCAGTACCCATTGAGATACTGCCATCAATCGTATTCCGCAATCTACCAGCAGTGGAGCCAAAAATACCAATAAAGGCATCACCAGTCTCTAAACCAAAACCAACAGGTGTACCCGCATTTAACGATGGTGTATAGATCCGCTTGATCAATACGTTAGTGGTTTGCGTGGTGATGGGACGAATGAGTAATTGTTGACGGAGCAGGTCAGGTGAGTTAGATATGGTCGTACCTGACTGGGCAACATTTTTAGTTGATTGGGCAATGTCTGCCAAATTACTATCAAGTTGGGTAGGCAGTGAGATAGAAGAACTAGGCTTAAAAGCAATAGGACTAGCAAAAAGTTCCGCCTGAGTATCTTTCAGATCCTTAGCAGTATGTGGCAACCTATTGCTTACAGCAGGAGCTTTAGGAACTTTTGCTTGTGCAGTTTTAGATTGTGTTACTTGTTTTTTTGTTGATGTAGAGTTGACTACCTTATTTCTGGGAGATCCAGAATTATTGACTTTATCTCTGGTAACTTTCGATGGGTTAGAGATATTGCTTGACTGAGCAAAGACCTCATTAATTTGCTCGATCACACCCAAACCAATCATTGCTCCTGTGCATACCAGAAGCAATCTCCCAATCGTAAAGCTTCTTTTTAGCATTTATATTCCTCACCCATGAGCTAAATTTGCTGAACTTAACAAAATCGTGCAATCCTAGACTCAAGACATTCAGAGAAATCAACGATTCTCACAAAAACAACACAAAAATGAAATATTTTTCGGGGCTTTAGCACGAATTTTTTGCGCCGAAGGCTTTTAATCTTACATTATGATGTCCTTAAATGTCATTAATTTGTTGTTTTTTATCAGATTTAATAATTTTAGATTTGTGGAGTTGAATCTTGAGTGTAGCTAGGTACTTTACTAAGCGATTGCGGGCTGAGCTAAATGTAGTTATGCGATCGCATCTTGATTTAAGAGATTTAAGAGGAGCCAATCTTTTAGTAGCGGTATCTGGTGGACAGGACTCTCTATGTTTAGCTAAAATCCTGTTAATACAGCAGGTAAAATACAATTGGAGTCTCACGATTGGACATTGTGATCATCAGTGGCGTAGCGACTCTAGGGCAAATGCTATTCATGTTGAAAACCTTGCAAGGGAATGGGGAATCCATTTTTGTATGAGGATCGCTGAGACTCCTTCTAAAAGTGAGGCTGAGGCAAGGGAATGGCGCTATGCAAAATTGGTGGAAATGGCGCAGGTCAATCAATGTAATTATGTAATGACAGGGCATACCCGTAGCGATCGCGTTGAAACTCTCTTGTATAACTTGATGCGAGGTAGTGGTGCTGATGGATTAGCAGCTTTGGCTTGGCAGCGATCGCTTACGACTGAGATTAACTTAGTGCGCCCTTTATTAAATGTCAGTCGTTATGAAACCGCAGCATTTTGTCTGGAAAATCAAATTCCTATTTGGGAAGATATTACTAATCAAAGTCTCGACTATCGCCGCAATCGTTTACGTTTAGAAACAATTCCCTATTTGCAAGAGCATTTTAATCCCCAGATAGAAAGAGCAATCGCGCAAACTGCCGAGATTTTGTATAGTGATGTGAGCTATTTAGAGCATCAAGCTCATAAATTTTTTGAAGAAGGGGTCTCTGTAATCTGGGATGCACATCAACCTAGTTTACAACGTCAACTTTTGCAGCATCAGCCTTTAGCTTTGCAAAGAAGAATCATCAGGCAGTTTCTATCACATTACTTAATCCATCAGGTAAATTTTGAGGATGTGGAGCGTTTTTTAAAGTTACTAGATGCTCCTAATCGCTCACAGAGTGAACCATTTAAGGGGAACGTTGTGGCTGTTATTGAACATCCTTGGATCTATCTTCGCAAAGGAGATAACGCAAGTTCGAGATGATTTATACCAAAGTTCAAAGTTATGGCTTTGACTGCGCTCAGCTAGCTTTAATTAATAACTGATGTTACGTGGAACAAATATCAGTTATTAACAATTCACATATCTCGATTACTCCCGCTTAAGAATTAATAAAGTAATATCGTCATACACCTTCTGTTCACCTATATGTCGCATTACATCGGTGATAATCGCATCTTTAATCTGTTCAGATGGTAAATGCCAATACTGACTAATGACATAACACATGCGTTCAATGCCATAAATATTTTTATGAATATCATAGGCTTCAGGAATACCGTCCGTATACAATATCACCCCATCACCATGCTGTAGCTCAACTATCACCTGATTGATAAAAGCAGTAATATCACCATCCAAGGCGATTGGGAATCCCAAATCCATCGTATCAATCCGCTCGATCGCACCAGTCTTACGTACCACAATTGTTTCTTCATGCTGACCGCTAATGCTGACTTGCCCATTGGCATAATTGAGAATTGATAGTGTTAAACATTTCTCAGAATTAATGCGTTGCACATTTTTATAGAGAGTGCGATTTAAAATATCCAGAAACCTTACAGGATCTGTTTCACCGCTTTCCTTGAGAGTTCTCACGGCTGTTTGTGTCATCAACATCAAAATGCCACTCTCTAGCCCATGTCCTGTCACATCGCCAATCCCCAAGGTGACGACTCCATCACTATTGAGAACTTCATAATAATCTCCCCCAATATCCGCCGCCGCATTCATATAAGCTGCAATATCTAAGCCTTCTATTTTCAACTCTTTGGCATTGGGTAAAATCATCATCTGCATCTGGCGTACAACATCGATTGCCGACCCTAGTCGCCAAAAATCTTTATGGAGGTTCTCATTGAGGATAATGATTTCTTGATTGGCGATCGCTAAATCCGCGGTACGCTCTCTAACCTCATCTTCTAAGGTCTCAAAGTCTTCCTTAAGCTGTGCCGACATCTGATTAAACGCATTGGATAGATCATTGATTTCGGTGATCGCGCTAGGAGCAATCTGTCCGCTTAGATCCCCCTTGGCTAATCGATTGACAGCTTGACAAACTCGCAAGATCGGGGTGGTAATGAGCTTTGCCGTCAACATCCCTAGTCCAATTACCAAAACTAACGCGACAATACTAAGCAACAGAATGTTTTGAGTGTTTTGGTTAATCTGTTCCATAAAATCTGCTTCTGGAAACACTACAACTACTAACCAATCAAGACCTTTGCCATCGGAATAAGGCTGAGCCAGTAAATATTGACGTTTTCCATCTATATCAAAAGCAAGTTCGTGCATTCTCCGAATCTGTTTGAAGTCTTCAACCTCTTCCTGTAAATATTTCACGGCTCTGGCAGTAAGAAGATTTTGGCTTTTGATCGCCTGAATTTGTTGCAAACTTCCATCTGTATCCTTGGTAAGGAAAGAATGTTCGCCAGTGGAAGTCGCAATCAAAAATCCTTTCTGATCCATCACAAAAACTTGTCCTGTAGGGCTAATCTTCAGACTAGTTAGGAAATCAGTAATTCCTTGTAGCATAATAAAATTAGAAAATACAGCCACAAGATTTCCCTGTTGGTCATAATATGGCTCTGATGCCACCATTCCTAAATTCCGAATGGTGCGTGAATGGAAAACCCCTGACCATGATTGTCCATGTTTTTCTGTGGCTGTCTTATACCAAGGGTGAGTACGGGCATCAAAAGTATCAAATTTCTCAAATTTACGGCGATCGCCTAAATTATCCAGTTGATAGAGGGCTCGATGGGGAACTGTAATCGTGGTTGCTGCGAGCAAGCTACCATCAAATTTACGCCCGACATAGATCGTAGTACCATCGGGCTGTCCGACAAAAATCTCCCCTAACATTGGATAAACCTGCAATTGTGCTGCAAAGTAACGCTCTATAGTTTCCTTATCCTCCAGATTAATCTGCTTAAGCTTTAATGCATTAATGTTGTTTTTGGTGATTTGATAGGAGATTTTTAAATATCCTTCTAAAACTTGGTTAGTTCGGGAAGCCACCTCTGTCCTGACTTGACTGGCTAACCGATTTACCGATTCTTGACCATTGCGGTAGGACAAATAACTAACTAATCCAACGACAGCAACAATTTGTAAAATTAACGGTACAACTACTGCGATACTAAGCCGAAATTTTAAAGAGCTTTTGTTGACTAGTCTAGTGAAGTTCATGGACTAAGTTGAAACGAACAAAAAAGAATCACTGAGACTCCTACTACATCCTATAAGTAGCTGGCGCAATTAAATATAAAACTTGTAAAACTCGTAAAACTCAAAAACCTGCAGTGCATATTGCATTTATGGAAAATCTTTTTAGCAGGGCTTCCATTCCCACATAAATCCTCAAACCTTGCTAAGCCCGTAATTATCTGCAATACTGCGGACAAAATTAGTAAACAATAGCCCCGTAGGAACAAAGGACTGGAAAGTTAGGATGAGACTTAATCAAAGTAGAATCTAAGTCTATCAGGGAAATAAAGCGGTCTAGTAAATGACGATTGAGAGAGAGACGTTTATAACTAGCCATAGAGAAAACAAAAGGTTTAGGGGATTGATGGAGTTGAATTGCCTCAAACTTATTGAGATTTAAAGCCATGAGACTAGCATTGAAATGAAAATCGAGTTTGGTCAAGACACGAGCTTGACTATCGGCTAACCCCGTAAACTGCCTAGCATCCTGAAAGATAAATTCAATCTAAAAAAGAGCTTTGTAGAAATTAAAAATATCAGATGCGTCAAGATGAATATCATTTGAGAACAAAAGTACTCGACCGATGCATTCTGGATTACGACTGTCAAGAAGAAAAGCAAGACGGATTTTACGCTTAAGACTCAATGAACAAACCACAACATCGTATAGAAACAAGTTAGGTTCAAGTTCACGGACTATAGAACCCATTTTGTATCTTATGAAAGGAAGAAATTAGAAACCAAAATCTAACTTCAAGACTTCTAAATTAACTGTTTCTCCTAAATCTACTTTTCAGATTCCTTCCCCCAATTCTGACATAAACTCGCGATCTCTTAAAATATCTATTGTTTCCACCAAAGAAGCAAACTACTCCATAATCAGCGCAAAAAGCACATGCTTAACGTCTTGGGTAATAATCGCTGGATCTCTGAGATTCCTTAACATTGCTGGTAATTGTTACTGTGCTTCAGTGATTGTCAAGCAATCTAGCATATTATTCTGCCTAGATTACAAAAATTGTATGATATGTTCCCTAAGCTAACGTCAGTTCGGGTTAAGCTGGCAAATTTTAAAAGCCCAAAAGTAAAAGCCTTGCTAAGCAAGGCTTTTACTTTTGGGCTTTGAGAGAGGGTTTGCTACGCAAACCCTCTCTCAAAGCCTGTTTCAAATTATCCCGAACTCACGTTAAGCTATATCAACTTTTACAGGAATTGTCGCTAGGTTTGGGATATTACGAACTGCTGAAGGTAAAGACTGCACAGATTTACGAGTGCGTTTAGCGATCGCATCTAAATCATCCAAAGGCTTTAATAATTCGCCATTGTGCATGATTAATTCTAAGAGAGGTTGCTCATCAGCTTGAGGAATGGCAGCAATATGGGTGAGGCGATCGCCTTTGACAACTCCATTCTCCAAACTGCGCCAGATTTGCTTACGACCTGCGATCGATTGCTTACCGCTTGACTTTTTGGAAACAGGAATATTATCAATTTCGACTAACTTATAAACTCCATTTACGGGCACACCTGTAACTAGTTTTGTACCGATCCCATAGCCATCAATGGGCGCTCCTAATGCTTTCAAACGGAGAATCTCGGCTTCGTCAATGTCACCACTAGCAAAAATGGCAGCATGAGGTAGAAGTGCTTTTACTTCTTTAGAAACTGTGGCAATATCACCTGAGTCAATGCGAACTCCTTTTACTTGCATCTCACCAGATTTGACCTTCTCGGCAAGATTACGAGCAGCAGCGATCGTATCGAAGGTGTCGATTAACAGAGGACTATTAGGAAAAACTTGATGGAAAGCACTAAATGCTTGAGCTTCACTGCCTTCCATTGCAGTCAAAGCCATAACTAACGCATGAGCCATCGTGCCGCTAGGTTGTCTGCCCAGTTTTAGTGCTGCTAATACATTAGAAGTAGCATCCATGCCTGCTGCAAGTGCTGCTCTAGCTGCCCAGAGTGAAGCTTGCGGACTGAAGGCACGTCTTGTGCCAAATTCTAAAAGGGTAAGGTGATCGCCTGCTACATCACGCATTCTTGCGGCTCTGGTGGCAATTAGGGTTTGATAGTTGATGGCATTTAGTAAATAGGTTTCCACTAATTGTGCTTGCCAGAGGGGAGCTTCAACCCTCAAAAAAGGCTCGTTAGCAAACATAGC includes:
- the tilS gene encoding tRNA lysidine(34) synthetase TilS, with translation MSVARYFTKRLRAELNVVMRSHLDLRDLRGANLLVAVSGGQDSLCLAKILLIQQVKYNWSLTIGHCDHQWRSDSRANAIHVENLAREWGIHFCMRIAETPSKSEAEAREWRYAKLVEMAQVNQCNYVMTGHTRSDRVETLLYNLMRGSGADGLAALAWQRSLTTEINLVRPLLNVSRYETAAFCLENQIPIWEDITNQSLDYRRNRLRLETIPYLQEHFNPQIERAIAQTAEILYSDVSYLEHQAHKFFEEGVSVIWDAHQPSLQRQLLQHQPLALQRRIIRQFLSHYLIHQVNFEDVERFLKLLDAPNRSQSEPFKGNVVAVIEHPWIYLRKGDNASSR
- a CDS encoding nicotinate phosphoribosyltransferase; this translates as MSAIAVNSAVSLKSDTLNIATDEYGLLTDLYQLTMGACYVQEGCDRKRASFELFVRRLPDGFGYLIAMGIAQAVEYLQNLRFTTQQIAALQATGIFENANQRFWELLKNFRFEGDLWAVPEGTAMFANEPFLRVEAPLWQAQLVETYLLNAINYQTLIATRAARMRDVAGDHLTLLEFGTRRAFSPQASLWAARAALAAGMDATSNVLAALKLGRQPSGTMAHALVMALTAMEGSEAQAFSAFHQVFPNSPLLIDTFDTIAAARNLAEKVKSGEMQVKGVRIDSGDIATVSKEVKALLPHAAIFASGDIDEAEILRLKALGAPIDGYGIGTKLVTGVPVNGVYKLVEIDNIPVSKKSSGKQSIAGRKQIWRSLENGVVKGDRLTHIAAIPQADEQPLLELIMHNGELLKPLDDLDAIAKRTRKSVQSLPSAVRNIPNLATIPVKVDIA
- a CDS encoding SpoIIE family protein phosphatase, with amino-acid sequence MNFTRLVNKSSLKFRLSIAVVVPLILQIVAVVGLVSYLSYRNGQESVNRLASQVRTEVASRTNQVLEGYLKISYQITKNNINALKLKQINLEDKETIERYFAAQLQVYPMLGEIFVGQPDGTTIYVGRKFDGSLLAATTITVPHRALYQLDNLGDRRKFEKFDTFDARTHPWYKTATEKHGQSWSGVFHSRTIRNLGMVASEPYYDQQGNLVAVFSNFIMLQGITDFLTSLKISPTGQVFVMDQKGFLIATSTGEHSFLTKDTDGSLQQIQAIKSQNLLTARAVKYLQEEVEDFKQIRRMHELAFDIDGKRQYLLAQPYSDGKGLDWLVVVVFPEADFMEQINQNTQNILLLSIVALVLVIGLGMLTAKLITTPILRVCQAVNRLAKGDLSGQIAPSAITEINDLSNAFNQMSAQLKEDFETLEDEVRERTADLAIANQEIIILNENLHKDFWRLGSAIDVVRQMQMMILPNAKELKIEGLDIAAYMNAAADIGGDYYEVLNSDGVVTLGIGDVTGHGLESGILMLMTQTAVRTLKESGETDPVRFLDILNRTLYKNVQRINSEKCLTLSILNYANGQVSISGQHEETIVVRKTGAIERIDTMDLGFPIALDGDITAFINQVIVELQHGDGVILYTDGIPEAYDIHKNIYGIERMCYVISQYWHLPSEQIKDAIITDVMRHIGEQKVYDDITLLILKRE
- the tyrS gene encoding tyrosine--tRNA ligase, giving the protein MSLNQPNFATLLERGVVEIFPNNESENLRDRLQKRDRPLRIKLGIDPTRPDLHLGHTVALRKLRQFQDAGHKAVLIIGDFTAQIGDPTGRSEARPRLTPEEVAYNAETYLDQAKKILDFSSDRFELRRNGEWLNKLDLQQIITLQASMTVGQMLAKEGFSDRYEKGNPIYLHEFLYPLLQGYDSVAIDADVELGGTDQKFNILVGRDLQLNDPHRQGKPAQFGLLLPLLVGLDGVQKMSKSLGNYVGLTDEPLNMYSKLEKVPDPLVDKYFELLTDIDLATLPENPREKQKQLALTITSQYHSPEAALQAQQDAEKIVLAGNTTDLGDIPEFDLAQINFPAPLHYLVKASGLCKSNSEAQSQIKNGAVKLDGEKLGDRTFANVEELSGKVLQVGKKKFFRLI